One region of Salvia miltiorrhiza cultivar Shanhuang (shh) chromosome 3, IMPLAD_Smil_shh, whole genome shotgun sequence genomic DNA includes:
- the LOC131016102 gene encoding uncharacterized protein LOC131016102 has translation MENSPVESPDVGVSALAEQAKELQETASSLISRTSREEDALRQRVAALDSRIKSLRSSLRGSKNFDKLEEELTRVRYILSEGDAAAFLPSRSHGMFLRMFLGPINVRANRKDVQLKVKEEYNNFRDRTAFLFLCLPSLLLILRSWIWGGCLPALPVQLYQAWLLYLYTGLALRENILRVNGSDIRPWWIYHHYFAMAMALISLTWEIDQGPDCAKKQIGVQLFLKWAIMQGVAMMLQNRYQRQRLYTRIALGKARRMDVVWGETAGVEGQLLLLCPILFVLQGFEAYVGVLLLNTALNGSNLDWQVITCGVLLIVMAVGNFANTVQTLITKSRVKAKIKRGKSRQELNQLNQGSDDKSL, from the exons ATGGAGAACTCGCCGGTGGAATCACCGGACGTCGGCGTCTCGGCGCTGGCGGAGCAAGCCAAGGAGCTGCAGGAGACGGCCTCCTCGCTCATCTCTCGCACCTCCCGCGAGGAAGACGCGCTCCGTCAGCGCGTCGCCGCACTCGACTCCCGCATCAAATCGCTTCGTTCTTCTCTCCGCGGCTCCAAGAATTTCGATAAA CTGGAAGAGGAGCTGACGAGAGTGAGGTATATATTGAGTGAGGGAGATGCAGCGGCATTTCTTCCGAGCAGATCTCATG GGATGTTTTTGAGGATGTTTTTGGGGCCTATTAATGTGAGAGCTAATAGGAAGGATGTGCAGTTGAAAGTGAAAGAGGAATACAATAATTTCAGG GATAGAACAGCATTTTTGTTCCTCTGTTTGCCATCACTATTGCTTATTTTAAGGTCATGGATTTGGGGTGGATGCTTACCCGCATTACCAGTTCAACTTTACCAG GCATGGTTGCTATATCTCTACACTGGTTTGGCTTTGAGAGAAAACATCTTGAGAGTTAATGGAAGTGATATACGTCCATG GTGGATTTATCACCATTATTTTGCCATGGCTATGGCTCTCATCAGTCTAACTTGGGAGATAGACCAAGGGCCTGACTGTGCTAAAAAACAG ATAGGTGTACAACTATTTCTGAAATGGGCAATAATGCAAGGAGTTGCTATGATGCTTCAGAATAGATACCAAAGGCAAAGACTTTATACACGTATTGCGCTTGGCAAG GCTAGGAGGATGGATGTTGTTTGGGGAGAAACTGCTGGAGTGGAGGGTCAGCTATTGCTGCTATGCCCTATACTTTTTGTTTTGCAG GGTTTTGAAGCTTATGTTGGGGTTTTGTTGCTTAATACTGCTCTAAATGGATCCAATTTGGATTGGCAG GTAATTACATGTGGGGTTCTTCTCATAGTCATGGCTGTCGGAAATTTTGCTAACACGGTGCAGACCCTAATAACAAAATCTAGGGTTAAGGCAAAAATCAAGAGAGGTAAAAGCAGGCAAGAACTAAATCAACTGAATCAGGGATCTGATGACAAGAGTTTGTAA